A genomic region of Papaver somniferum cultivar HN1 chromosome 7, ASM357369v1, whole genome shotgun sequence contains the following coding sequences:
- the LOC113294052 gene encoding uncharacterized protein LOC113294052, whose protein sequence is MCLLFKRREESAKWNQNYLVPAVVKLINKILDLVGKFDTEGSVVGQLRGLPCQHAVCAFKLLRPNWKETIYTDVVNPLEDISEWNWEDKASMDINLKPPPYQRKTGRPAKKRKRSYDEPETVVKKRKCGKCGSTAGHNKRTCAGGDVGKNPTGFMPSTEYDAANCTFTSRDHPESNTARGKAKVNKSRGTSSFVGESTGPKNFGRAPAEPSTHGSTQDVLNFSQNFTGIGSVSQHIPVTKGKQSKAKKK, encoded by the exons ATGTGTTTGTTATTTAAGAGAAGGGAAGAATCTGCTAAGTGGAATCAAAATTATTTGGTCCCTGCTGTTGTTAAGTTGATAAATAAGATACTTGACTTGGTTGGGAAGTTTGATACAGAAGGAAGTGTGGTTGGACAG CTAAGGGGATTACCTTGTCAACATGCTGTATGTGCATTTAAACTGCTCAGGCCAAACTGGAAAGA gaccaTATATACAGATGTTGTAAATCCACTAGAAGACATAAGTGAATGGAACTGGGAAGATAAG GCATCCATGGACATCAACTTAAAGCCTCCTCCTTATCAAAGAAAAACTGGAAGACCagcaaagaagaggaagaggagctaTGATGAACCTGAAACTGTGGTGAAGAAAAGGAAATGTGGAAAGTGTGGATCTACTGCTGGTCATAATAAGAGAACCTgtgctggtggtgatgttggtaaaaACCCAACTGGATTCATGCCAAGCACCGAGTATGATGCTGCAAACTGCACCTTCACTAGTAGAGATCATCCTGAAAGTAACACTGCAAGGGGTAAAGCAAAGGTGAACAAATCCAGAGGTACATCTTCATTTGTTGGTGAGTCAACAGGACCTAAAAACTTTGGAAGAGCACCAGCAGAACCTAGCACCCATGGATCTACACAAGATGTTCTGAATTTCAGTCAGAACTTTACTGGTATTGGATCTGTTAGTCAACATATTCCTGTCACAAAGGGAAAGCAAAGCAAGGCTAAGAAGAAGTAG
- the LOC113294053 gene encoding F-box protein At3g07870-like, with protein sequence MGFMDYFKFLPVEITLDILTRLQAETVLDSKSVCKTWRDLISYHPSFSKMHLDHHLNHADSDSGKLSFVALSDNEIGCSKFYFFEYNENHDQSTTQPIERIRRINLNTPFKPFRNVFSCNGLICLDRHPFLGAQPHCICNPITKEYIVLPEIKTGYCDPPWSVEFTSGFGYVSSTNEYKVVGIYRSEPRHMEVYIYTLGSGNGWRNVGKFSSQFSCTIHWDQGAFVNGVIYWMCNELEIILVFNLAEEKFSEALSPPPLPPDSIWQNNRIGVLNGFLFYAIHLVVEGAECFDIWLLKKKDGKHGTKERDQHQSLVWNKEFRVDDVELFGVTKSNGVLIYTNNYLNIYDTKASTSKRIVDFKERFCAVIPHKNTLVSLTELGEKDVKIMECFKIEETESHD encoded by the coding sequence ATGGGTTTCATGGATTATTTCAAGTTTCTCCCTGTGGAGATAACATTGGACATTTTGACTCGTCTACAGGCAGAGACAGTCTTGGATTCCAAATCAGTCTGCAAAACCTGGAGAGATCTTATTTCTTATCACCCATCATTCTCCAAGATGCACCTAGATCATCATCTTAATCATGCTGATTCTGATTCTGGTAAGCTGAGTTTTGTTGCTTTGTCTGATAATGAGATTGGGTGttcaaaattttatttcttcGAATATAACGAGAATCATGATCAGTCAACAACACAACCCATTGAAAGGATTAGAAGAATTAATTTGAACACTCCATTTAAGCCCTTCCGGAATGTTTTTTCATGTAATGGTTTGATCTGTCTTGATCGCCATCCATTTTTAGGAGCACAACCTCATTGTATTTGTAACCCTATCACCAAAGAATACATTGTGCTTCCAGAAATTAAGACAGGTTATTGTGATCCTCCTTGGAGTGTTGAATTCACTAGTGGATTCGGTTACGTTTCTTCGACAAATGAGTACAAAGTTGTAGGAATCTATAGGTCGGAGCCCAGGCATATGGAAGTCTACATATACACTCTAGGCAGTGGGAATGGCTGGAGAAATGTTGGAAAGTTCAGTTCTCAGTTCAGCTGTACAATTCATTGGGATCAAGGTGCCTTTGTCAATGGTGTTATATATTGGATGTGCAATGAATTAGAAATTATCTTAGTCTTCAATTTGGCTGAGGAAAAGTTCAGTGAAGCTCTTTCACCGCCTCCTTTGCCACCAGACAGTATTTGGCAGAATAATAGAATAggggttttgaatgggtttttatTTTACGCTATTCATCTAGTTGTTGAAGGAGCCGAATGTTTTGACATATGGTTATTGAAAAAGAAGGATGGTAAACATGGAACCAAAGAGCGAGACCAACATCAGTCATTGGTTTGGAATAAAGAGTTCAGGGTAGACGATGTCGAATTGTTTGGGGTTACCAAGAGTAACGGTGTTTTAATTTACACTAATAACTATCTAAACATTTACGACACAAAAGCTTCAACCTCGAAAAGGATTGTGGATTTTAAAGAACGGTTTTGCGCAGTTATCCCTCACAAGAACACCTTAGTTTCGTTGACAGAATTGGGAGAAAAGGATGTGAAAATAATGGAATGCTTTAAAATTGAGGAAACAGAAAGCCATGATTAG